A section of the Petrimonas sulfuriphila genome encodes:
- the gcvT gene encoding glycine cleavage system aminomethyltransferase GcvT gives MKKTPFTDTHIALGAKMHEFAGYNMPIEYSGIIDEHLTVVNAVGVFDVSHMGEFWVKGPKALEFVQKVTTNDASNLQVGKIQYTCFPNEQGGIKDDFLLYHFEPEKYLMVVNAANIEKDWEWCQKQNTMGAVIENASAHTALLAVQGPKAKDTLQKITDTDLSSIPYYTFANGKVGGVDRVIISNTGYTGAGGFELYFYPEDGLKIWEALFEAGAEFGIKPVGLGARDTLRLEMGFCLYGNDLDETTTPLEAGLGWITKFTEGNSFIARELLEKQKAEGVTRKLCGFTLSDKGIPRHGYEIVNAGDEPIGTVTSGTISPVLKAGIGLGYVKPEYAKAGTTIYIKVRNKNLKAEVTQLPFRK, from the coding sequence ATGAAAAAAACACCTTTTACAGACACACACATCGCACTGGGCGCAAAAATGCATGAATTTGCAGGGTACAACATGCCCATCGAGTATTCGGGAATTATCGATGAACACCTGACAGTCGTAAATGCCGTGGGCGTTTTCGACGTTTCACACATGGGAGAATTTTGGGTGAAAGGCCCCAAAGCGCTGGAATTTGTTCAAAAGGTAACCACCAACGACGCCTCAAATTTGCAGGTGGGGAAGATACAATACACCTGTTTTCCAAACGAGCAGGGTGGCATAAAGGATGACTTCCTGCTTTACCATTTCGAACCCGAAAAATACTTAATGGTGGTAAACGCCGCCAACATCGAAAAAGACTGGGAGTGGTGTCAAAAGCAAAACACGATGGGTGCAGTGATCGAAAATGCATCTGCCCACACCGCTTTGCTGGCCGTGCAAGGTCCGAAAGCCAAAGATACGCTGCAAAAAATTACCGATACGGACTTGTCATCCATCCCCTACTACACGTTTGCCAACGGAAAAGTCGGCGGAGTGGACCGGGTGATCATTTCCAACACCGGCTACACCGGTGCGGGCGGATTCGAGCTCTATTTTTATCCGGAGGACGGATTAAAGATCTGGGAAGCACTGTTTGAAGCCGGAGCGGAATTCGGCATCAAACCCGTCGGACTGGGTGCACGCGACACCCTGCGCCTTGAGATGGGCTTCTGCCTTTACGGGAATGACCTCGACGAAACGACCACCCCCCTGGAAGCGGGGCTGGGCTGGATCACCAAGTTTACAGAAGGGAACTCCTTTATTGCAAGAGAGCTGCTCGAAAAGCAAAAAGCGGAAGGCGTTACGCGCAAATTGTGTGGATTTACGTTGTCGGACAAGGGAATACCGCGCCACGGTTACGAAATTGTGAACGCCGGGGATGAACCCATCGGAACCGTAACATCGGGAACCATATCCCCCGTATTGAAAGCGGGCATCGGGCTGGGTTACGTGAAACCCGAATATGCAAAAGCCGGAACTACAATTTACATCAAGGTACGCAACAAGAACCTGAAAGCCGAAGTCACTCAACTACCTTTCAGGAAATAG
- a CDS encoding flippase-like domain-containing protein — protein MSKTKIATNLFFLLGLIILGFMLYKTGIGVIWNNIKLTNWWFAAIIGIWAVVYFLNAIAFHTIIRDGSPEARSVGFLRTLKLTISGYAINLITPFGLMGGEPYKIIELQPALGIQKATSTVLLYMMMHFVSHFIFWMVSIPLLFIIVPNVAVSVRIILAIAGIASLLLLWWSFTVYSKGFVSKALSIAGKLPFAGKRVKVYKEKHLEKIEQMDFLIANLYKNRKKDFVTSLSLELLSRFVLCTEIIFMMHAIRFPVTFTQSVIVESIQSMVGNLFFFMPMQLGAREGGFILVFGILSLPAAHAVYVSLCIRIRELFWTLFGLGLIQVRRR, from the coding sequence ATGAGTAAAACGAAGATCGCCACCAACCTGTTTTTCCTGCTGGGACTCATCATCCTGGGTTTCATGCTATATAAAACCGGGATAGGGGTTATCTGGAACAACATAAAACTGACCAATTGGTGGTTTGCGGCAATTATCGGTATCTGGGCGGTGGTCTATTTTTTAAATGCCATCGCCTTTCACACCATTATTCGCGACGGAAGTCCGGAAGCCCGGTCCGTCGGTTTCCTCCGCACACTGAAGCTGACCATCAGCGGTTACGCCATTAACCTCATCACGCCTTTCGGACTGATGGGCGGGGAGCCTTATAAAATCATCGAATTACAGCCGGCACTGGGTATTCAGAAAGCCACATCCACGGTACTCCTTTACATGATGATGCATTTTGTGTCGCACTTTATCTTCTGGATGGTCTCCATACCCTTGCTGTTTATCATCGTGCCCAATGTGGCTGTTTCCGTCAGAATAATCCTTGCCATAGCCGGCATCGCATCGCTGCTACTGCTCTGGTGGTCGTTCACGGTCTACTCCAAAGGATTTGTGAGTAAGGCCCTGTCCATTGCCGGGAAACTGCCGTTCGCCGGAAAAAGAGTAAAGGTCTACAAAGAAAAACACCTGGAGAAGATCGAACAGATGGATTTCCTGATTGCCAACCTGTACAAAAACCGGAAAAAGGATTTTGTTACGTCGCTCTCGCTGGAACTCCTTTCCCGCTTTGTACTCTGCACGGAAATAATTTTCATGATGCATGCTATCCGGTTTCCCGTCACCTTCACGCAAAGCGTGATCGTTGAATCGATCCAGTCGATGGTGGGAAACCTCTTCTTTTTCATGCCGATGCAGCTAGGTGCCCGGGAAGGGGGATTCATCCTGGTTTTCGGCATCTTGTCGCTTCCCGCTGCACATGCGGTTTACGTGAGCTTATGCATCCGTATTCGCGAACTTTTCTGGACCCTGTTTGGATTGGGGTTAATCCAGGTGAGGAGAAGGTAG
- a CDS encoding anaerobic sulfatase-maturation protein has translation MSVFAPFAKPLYVMLKPVGSRCNLDCDYCYYLEKANLYTEKKNHVMSEELLEKFIKEYIESQTMPQVLFTWHGGETLMRPLSFYKKAVELQKKYAGGRQIDNSIQTNGTLLNDDWCRFFKDNNFLVGISIDGPQEFHDEYRRDKMGRPSFHKVMRGMELLHKHGVEYNCMAVVNDYNADFPLEFYRFFKTTGSRFIQFTPIVERIRKKNSPLKLATAEDREDAVELAPFSVSPEKWGSFLCAIFDEWVKEDVGQVFVQLFDSTLANWVGEQPGLCTMAKTCGHAGVMEFNGDVYSCDHFVFPEYRVGNIYAKPLASMMYSNEQLTFGNDKFDKLPRQCRECDFLFACYGECPKNRFVRDKYGIPGLNYLCKGYYTFFNHVAPYMDFMKRELLAERPPANVMEWIKKTGSR, from the coding sequence ATGTCTGTTTTTGCTCCCTTTGCCAAACCGTTATATGTGATGCTCAAACCCGTAGGGTCGCGTTGTAACCTCGATTGTGATTATTGCTATTACCTCGAGAAGGCAAATCTGTATACAGAGAAGAAGAACCACGTGATGAGTGAAGAACTGCTCGAAAAGTTCATCAAAGAATACATAGAGTCGCAGACCATGCCGCAGGTGCTGTTTACCTGGCACGGCGGTGAAACGTTGATGCGCCCGTTAAGTTTCTACAAAAAGGCAGTCGAACTGCAGAAAAAATATGCCGGAGGACGGCAGATTGATAATTCCATTCAAACCAACGGAACGTTGCTTAACGATGACTGGTGCCGCTTTTTCAAGGATAACAATTTCCTGGTGGGTATCTCCATTGATGGGCCGCAGGAGTTTCACGATGAGTACCGGAGGGATAAGATGGGCCGCCCGTCGTTTCATAAGGTAATGCGCGGGATGGAGCTTCTTCATAAGCACGGAGTGGAATATAACTGTATGGCTGTGGTGAACGATTACAACGCCGATTTCCCGTTGGAGTTTTATCGTTTTTTCAAAACTACCGGCAGCCGCTTCATTCAGTTTACCCCTATCGTCGAACGAATACGAAAAAAGAATTCTCCGCTAAAGCTGGCCACGGCAGAAGATAGGGAGGATGCGGTGGAGTTGGCGCCTTTCAGTGTTTCTCCGGAGAAGTGGGGCAGTTTCCTCTGCGCTATTTTCGACGAGTGGGTGAAAGAAGATGTGGGGCAGGTTTTTGTTCAGCTTTTCGACTCCACGCTGGCTAACTGGGTGGGAGAGCAACCCGGGCTTTGTACAATGGCCAAGACTTGCGGACATGCCGGGGTGATGGAGTTCAACGGGGATGTCTATTCGTGCGACCATTTTGTTTTCCCGGAATACCGCGTGGGCAATATTTACGCCAAACCGCTCGCTTCAATGATGTATTCCAACGAGCAGCTTACCTTTGGCAACGACAAGTTCGATAAACTTCCCCGGCAATGCAGGGAGTGTGATTTTCTTTTTGCCTGTTACGGAGAATGTCCCAAAAATAGATTTGTGAGAGATAAGTATGGGATTCCCGGATTAAATTACCTTTGTAAAGGTTACTATACATTCTTTAACCACGTTGCACCCTACATGGATTTTATGAAGCGTGAACTCCTGGCTGAGCGGCCACCGGCCAATGTGATGGAATGGATCAAAAAAACCGGATCACGATAG
- a CDS encoding DoxX family protein, whose translation MRKDKNLLQAGLLLLRVGIGVSIFFHGLPKITGGPETWTAIGGTMSNLGINFAPTFWGFMAAFAETIGGILFALGLFFRPAALLLIGTMTVALVMHFSQGDDFMKYGHALDLLIVFAAALLTGPGKHSFDAKYIPRIA comes from the coding sequence ATGAGAAAAGATAAAAATTTATTGCAGGCCGGATTGCTCCTCCTGCGAGTAGGTATTGGCGTTTCGATATTTTTCCACGGTTTACCCAAAATTACGGGAGGCCCGGAGACGTGGACGGCCATCGGCGGCACCATGTCGAACCTGGGCATAAACTTTGCTCCCACGTTCTGGGGATTTATGGCGGCCTTTGCCGAGACAATCGGAGGAATATTGTTTGCCCTGGGACTGTTTTTCCGTCCGGCAGCCCTCTTGCTTATCGGGACCATGACTGTGGCGCTGGTTATGCACTTTTCGCAGGGCGATGACTTTATGAAGTACGGGCATGCGCTCGATTTACTGATTGTTTTTGCAGCTGCCTTGCTCACAGGCCCCGGGAAACATTCCTTCGATGCAAAATACATCCCGAGGATCGCTTGA
- the pepT gene encoding peptidase T codes for MNIVERFIKYVKIDTQSDENSSQTPSTQKQFNLAKEVEREMLEMGLTDVSLDNNCYLMGTLPSNTDKTVPTIGFIAHFDTSPDMSGENVNPRIVKNYDGKEIVLNEAQQIISSPADFPELLKFIGDDLIVTDGTTLLGADDKAGIAEIMTAMEYLIDHPEIKHGKIRVGFTPDEEIGRGADKFNVDKFGAEWAYTMDGSEIGELEYENFNAASAKISIQGRNVHPGYAKNKMINALHVANELVQMLPVNGRPEYTEKYEGFFHLIAINGTVDEAAVSYIIRDHDRQIFENRKKEMEQAVAFLNARYNNRLKLEMRDQYYNMREKVEPVKYVVDYAFRAMEEANITPIVKPIRGGTDGARLSFMGLPCPNIFAGGMNFHGRHEFIPIRAMEKATEVIVKIAELVAKL; via the coding sequence ATGAACATTGTTGAACGATTTATTAAGTACGTAAAGATTGATACCCAGTCTGACGAAAACAGTTCGCAAACACCCAGCACACAGAAACAATTTAACCTGGCTAAAGAGGTGGAACGCGAAATGCTTGAGATGGGTTTAACTGACGTTTCTCTCGACAACAACTGCTACCTGATGGGCACTTTGCCGTCCAATACCGATAAAACAGTGCCCACTATCGGATTCATCGCACACTTTGATACAAGTCCCGACATGAGCGGGGAAAACGTAAATCCGCGTATAGTCAAAAACTACGACGGAAAAGAGATCGTACTGAACGAAGCACAGCAGATTATCTCCTCGCCTGCCGACTTTCCCGAGTTGTTAAAATTTATCGGGGATGACCTGATCGTAACCGACGGGACAACCTTGCTCGGCGCAGACGACAAGGCAGGTATTGCCGAGATCATGACCGCTATGGAATACCTGATTGATCATCCCGAGATCAAGCACGGAAAGATACGTGTAGGATTCACGCCCGACGAAGAGATCGGCCGCGGAGCGGATAAATTCAACGTGGATAAATTTGGTGCAGAATGGGCCTATACGATGGATGGCAGCGAGATAGGCGAGCTGGAATATGAAAACTTCAACGCTGCATCGGCAAAAATATCGATCCAGGGAAGAAATGTTCATCCCGGATATGCCAAAAACAAAATGATAAACGCACTGCATGTGGCCAACGAACTCGTGCAGATGCTGCCCGTCAATGGCCGCCCCGAATACACGGAAAAATACGAAGGGTTCTTCCACTTGATCGCAATCAACGGAACGGTGGACGAAGCGGCGGTATCCTATATTATCCGCGATCACGACAGGCAGATTTTTGAAAATCGGAAGAAAGAGATGGAGCAGGCCGTAGCGTTCCTAAACGCCCGTTACAACAACCGATTGAAGCTGGAGATGCGCGACCAGTATTACAACATGCGTGAAAAAGTGGAGCCGGTAAAGTATGTGGTGGATTACGCTTTCAGGGCTATGGAAGAAGCAAACATAACGCCGATTGTAAAGCCTATCCGTGGAGGAACGGACGGAGCCAGACTCTCTTTTATGGGCCTGCCTTGCCCGAATATTTTTGCCGGAGGCATGAATTTTCACGGCCGTCACGAGTTTATACCTATCCGGGCGATGGAAAAAGCAACGGAGGTCATCGTAAAGATTGCGGAATTAGTAGCTAAACTTTAA
- a CDS encoding biopolymer transporter ExbD — MGKFSKSGGREMPELNTASMPDLVFAILFFFMVTTTMRSEELMVRLKLPSATEIQKLEKKSLVTYINIGPAMDPRFGTGTQMQLNDKFAEVEDIQDYIAQEKASMNEADQQLMTVSIKADEQTRMRYISDVKQALRKAYALKISYSARKAEN; from the coding sequence ATGGGAAAATTTAGTAAAAGCGGCGGGCGTGAGATGCCCGAATTGAACACAGCTTCAATGCCTGACCTGGTATTCGCCATCTTATTCTTCTTTATGGTTACAACCACCATGCGCTCTGAGGAGTTAATGGTAAGGTTGAAATTGCCTTCTGCCACTGAAATTCAGAAACTGGAGAAAAAATCGCTGGTAACCTACATCAATATCGGGCCCGCAATGGACCCAAGATTCGGTACGGGAACCCAGATGCAGCTGAACGACAAGTTTGCCGAAGTGGAAGACATCCAGGATTATATCGCCCAGGAAAAAGCGAGTATGAATGAGGCGGACCAGCAATTGATGACGGTATCCATCAAGGCGGACGAACAAACAAGGATGCGCTACATCAGCGATGTTAAACAGGCACTCCGTAAAGCATATGCTTTGAAGATCAGTTATTCGGCACGAAAAGCTGAAAACTAA
- a CDS encoding biopolymer transporter ExbD: MSKKKRKVPALNASSMADISFLLLTFFLLVSSMDTDSGLARRLPPPPQNEDQQQTVDVQRRNLLVVLVNSKDETMVTSQAETEWYQSDAELLGRGNKPSLKDKVKEFVLNTSNNPLLPELVEEDFGTPIGTVPVTADHVVSLQNDATTSYKTYIAVQNELVKAYNELRQEGSKKYFNSDYENLTDDQKEQINKLYPQRISEAEPKNFMGGN, translated from the coding sequence ATGTCAAAGAAAAAAAGAAAAGTTCCTGCTCTGAATGCAAGTTCAATGGCGGACATTTCGTTTCTTTTGCTTACTTTCTTCCTGCTTGTTTCGAGTATGGATACCGACAGCGGGCTGGCAAGACGTTTGCCGCCACCGCCACAAAACGAAGACCAGCAACAAACGGTTGATGTCCAACGACGGAACCTGCTGGTTGTACTGGTAAACTCCAAAGACGAGACCATGGTTACTTCTCAGGCAGAGACAGAGTGGTATCAGAGTGATGCAGAATTGCTCGGCCGGGGAAATAAGCCAAGCTTGAAAGATAAAGTAAAAGAGTTTGTATTGAATACGAGTAACAATCCTTTATTGCCGGAATTGGTGGAGGAAGACTTTGGTACGCCCATCGGGACTGTACCGGTGACCGCCGACCACGTTGTGTCGTTACAAAATGACGCTACCACCAGTTACAAAACCTATATCGCGGTTCAGAACGAACTGGTAAAAGCGTATAACGAGTTGCGGCAGGAAGGATCGAAGAAGTATTTCAACTCAGACTACGAAAATCTGACCGACGATCAAAAGGAACAGATAAATAAATTGTATCCGCAGAGAATTTCTGAGGCCGAACCTAAAAACTTTATGGGAGGAAATTAA
- a CDS encoding SDR family oxidoreductase, with the protein MKHVIVTGGAQGIGRIIAQSLLKVGYAVSIFDMDNEAMEEIKPQFDKKRSAFFITDVSSEVSVRSSVRASLKKFGGIYGLVNNAVYEVFKPMSELTLEEWNRAIGTNLTGTFLCAKFSSPHLIESRGSMVNMCSTRAFQSEPDTESYSASKGGIYSLTHALAMSLAPNVRVNSISPGWIDVSAVKKKAKARQVELSESDHAQHPAGRVGNAFDIAQMVMFLLDSANGFITGQNFVIDGGMTKKMIYLPSPHLD; encoded by the coding sequence ATGAAACACGTTATTGTAACCGGAGGTGCTCAGGGCATCGGGCGCATCATCGCGCAGTCACTGCTTAAAGTGGGGTACGCTGTCTCCATTTTCGATATGGATAATGAAGCGATGGAGGAGATAAAACCGCAATTCGATAAAAAACGATCCGCTTTTTTTATTACCGACGTATCCAGTGAGGTGAGCGTGAGGTCTTCGGTAAGGGCATCCCTGAAAAAGTTCGGAGGAATTTACGGATTGGTAAACAACGCGGTTTACGAGGTCTTCAAGCCCATGAGTGAACTGACGCTGGAGGAGTGGAACCGTGCCATCGGCACCAACCTGACAGGAACGTTCCTCTGCGCCAAGTTCTCTTCTCCCCACCTGATTGAATCGCGCGGAAGCATGGTGAACATGTGTTCTACGCGTGCCTTTCAGTCCGAACCGGATACCGAGTCCTACTCCGCCAGTAAAGGCGGAATCTATTCGCTCACCCATGCCCTGGCCATGAGCCTGGCTCCCAACGTTCGGGTAAACAGCATCAGCCCGGGATGGATAGATGTTTCGGCCGTGAAGAAAAAAGCGAAAGCCCGGCAGGTAGAATTGTCGGAATCCGATCATGCACAGCACCCGGCAGGACGTGTGGGGAACGCTTTTGATATCGCACAGATGGTGATGTTCCTGCTCGATTCGGCCAACGGGTTCATCACCGGGCAGAACTTCGTGATCGACGGAGGAATGACGAAGAAGATGATCTACCTACCTTCTCCTCACCTGGATTAA